Genomic DNA from Kwoniella dendrophila CBS 6074 chromosome 7, complete sequence:
CAGATTTAGGTCAATGTATATGTTACATCTATCCACCACCCGCGGCTGAATATATGCCTGGCAGTCCAGGTTTATGTAACGGGACTGAATATACAATGCAGGTGAGTCAAGCTAAAACGATCGTAGTCAATTGTGTGAcagctgatatatcaatttacGTCAgtataatttgatcaaatcagatTGGAGTTTTGAAAGATGTTATTCAGCATCACCAATCAACTTGACTGAAAAATCTTCAGACTCTTTCAAGGCTTGTATGGATAGATGTGCTCCTAACGAGGTAGCTATCGCTAGACCAGTAAGTGGTTCTCTCGATAAAATACTCATTTCTGATATGTGTCATTGAAAGAACTGACTGGGCGCTTGTGATCGTATCTAGACCGGGATCTTTCCAGGTCATACCAACTGTGTATGCGCTTCTACGAATAACTTAGAAGGTTTAGAGGAAACCGAATGTGATTATCAGAAATACTTTGTCAGTATAACCATTCTTCAGTCAAGCATTACTCTCAGATTCACTGCTCTGCGCTGACGGGGGTTCATTCGCATGTAGGCATACACTCATACACCTGGTGAGTGAGACTTGGGAGTGGTTGTGTTTCAATGTGTAATCTTTGTAGAGGGATTATCGGCTGACCAGTTCTATATCAATTTGCATCCACATAGTCCCGGCAATCACGTCTAAAAGAGCAACAAGAGCCGTAGTtatagctgaaagaagagcTTTGGCTTCTGAATAATCAAATTTGCTTCATCTGAGACTACTACGGACAATCATCAGACTCTCTTAGGTGTACATATTAATTGTATTTTTGACTAAATGTTTCCCTTTATCAAAATAATTCTTACTTATCTGCAATAAGCCGTATTGTATCTATAATGTctgaaaagttgaaaatgcaTGAATGGTCATCTGTATGAAAGATTACACGCCAATAAGGAACGCGTGAAGGCTGTTCtcaatatacatattgtaGGGGTATAACTCTTGAGGCTTTGAACGAAATGATTTGTCTTGCTTTTTCGGGTTTCGAAATCGATAAGGTTCATATGTCTAGCATCCGCTTTCCAATGAAACTTCATCTCTTTGAGTTTACCTTTCAGTGACTTATATTGATCTGCAAGAACGACTGCGAAACACGAACTTTGAAAACATTGTGGGTGGAGTAGAATGCTCATCGCTTTACAGAATTTGATGGATGCGCTTGGTATTGAAAACTTCTGTGGCGCAGTCAATGTCATGCCTTTTGGTCGAGTTGAATGCTGATCTTTGAAAGCGatgatttcttttaattttgtGCGTTGCACTGCTTGTGGTATCCAGCCAGACAGGTCATTAGCTTGATTGATCGGATCATTTCGATGTCAACTCAAGGGATTCCAGAAAGATACGTgcaaagcagaagaagaCTTCTTAAAGAAGCTACTACTGTACAGGACTGTTATCTTATCTTCTGTTATCCCAGGTAcaagttttcttttttgaagattattttgatcatcGTTGTTCATCATGCAAGCGGTGAAAAGCAACGTCATTCTAACTTCCTGGCTACATCGTTCTACAGTATGATGATCAGGATGATCGACCATTTGCACCTATCCTCGGCTCTATGAACCAACTTCTTTGAAGCGAAATACTCGTACAGTGTGAAAATCTCGCTTCTGATGATAACCTTCTTACTTGATCCCCCGCCGCTTCTGCCGAAACTGTCTAAATAAAGGTTTTAAGAATTTGTTCTGAATCTTCTCGTCGGAAGAAGCTGGAAAAGAAGTATAATCAACTCATCAAACCACATTGATGTCTTTTCTTGAGGTCGAGCGAGATTATGCTGTATTGCTTGGAAACTaattctgtatatatatatatatataacggTTCTCACCCATGTCCTATTCCTCTTCTCCCTAGACAAAACGGCAAGCTCAACCAACTTTCATATTACAACAATCGCAAATTAGAACCATCAATAACACCTTCGACTACTATAGTACCACAATGTTGCACTACCTGAAATATCACTTATTAACAATACTTCCTGCCATCTTCACCTTATTCACTCTTGCTACAGCCGATAATCTCTTCGTTGGATGTGGTGATGGAATGCATGATGTAGAAAGAACAATTCCAGATACAGCTAATGCTAATGCCTGTTATGTGAGtaatcattcttcttcttcgtctatACCCTAAAATACTCCAATAGCAAATTACTCTAACTTACAATGTGTCTGTCCTGGCAATCGAGCTGAATTCTCAGCTAAGCTAATTAACTCCGACTTCATTCTTTATACCTCAGAACGCATGTAAATCCGATCCTACAATCATTTACTACACGTTGAAGCCCAATAAAGATTGTATATGTTACAAGTATCCTCCACCTCCTGCTGAATTTATGCCAGGTGGTCCAAATCAGTGTAATAATCAAATGCAAGTAAGTCTTATCTAAGTTTTGGTCTGAACAAAGATCACAAGCCACTCcaattaagagaaaatgTTGACCATAACTCTGATTGGGTGGTGTCGTATTTTAGTATAACTTGATCAAATCTAGCTGGAACTTCTTAAGATGTTACGAATCACCACCTGCAGGATTAACTGAAGTCGGTTCTGATGGTTTTAGAAATTGTATGGATGTTAAATGTAAATCCAATGAGATTGCACTTGCTAGACCAGTAAGCTTCTCTCCGTATTATTTATTGTCGCACTCATACGTGAAGTTCCCTCTAGATGTACAAGTTTCGTCATTAGCTAACCTAATATGCACTTGATAGAGAAATATCTACCCAGGTACAGTATATTGTATATGTACATCTGAAGCGAAATTGGCTGGATTGAAACAGGTTACTTGTGATTATAAGAGGTATTACGTGAGTTAGGAGAATCTTGTTAGAATGGGTtcaaggatgatgatgaatgttgatCCCGATTCGGATTTCCTTGCCGCAAACACTCAGGCTTACAAGCATAAACCGAGTGGGTATTATCAATCCTCTAACAAATCTATCCGCTTCATTAATACTGATATTTGATACATTTCCTTCATCTAGATACCAAGCGAATCATCACAAGAGAATCAAGACCTTTAGCTATAGCTGAAAGAAATAATGACATTGTCGGCGAAGAGACTGAATAAAGTGTTTATCAATGATGATCGGCTGTTGGCTCCTTTCAAGTTGAGCATCGTGATTACTATCGTTATTATAATTTGTATTTTTGCCTGAGCTTCACCCGCTATAATCGCGCTTTCAAGAGTTTTCCTAATCATTAATCATGTTACTGTAATCGTCTTGATTTGGGCCAGAACTGAGATTATAATCGATATGTATGATttaaaaatcaagattttgATTGTCTATAGGAGTTGCAAGCGTAGTATTCGTGTTCCGTGTTCTGTCAACGAGCACgagcggaatcaaattgCGATTGAATTCATACGCGCCTGGTTTCTGGCTGTCGGTACTTTTCGAAAGATTAAATAAACAAATCCATCTACCGGTCACCTATAGTACACATTCTCTTATTTCATCACTCATTACTTCGTAGTAAGACTCGCTTACGCTTAACTCACTTGTGTCCTTATCATAACAGAGATTCAATCTTCAGGAAGATGACTGTCAGAACCCCTTATAGGAATAGTCGTAGGATAATatctgattcatcagattcagaagTAGAGGAGATTAAGAAAACGCCTATCAAGAAAGAGCAGATTTTGCCAAGTACTCCACCGAGTGAGTAACCTCTCCTCTTATAGTTGCTGCAAGACTGACATCAGAGAATTCAGCTACTACAGCAGGACCTTCTATTCCCCGTTTGAACTTCGCTAAAGTACCATTAACACCAAGAAGAGACACCAATTTTCTACCTACaccattgaagaagattgatttgTCTGCAGTTAAAGTCAAAACACCTGGAAAGAAATTAAAAGGACTACAGTTTATTCAAACTCCCTTGAAGGCTGAGAAGCTGAATAATGTTAATCTTCCGCAAATCAGCTGGAATGACGAGGAGGCCTCATTTGAGGTAGACAGGGAATCAGACAAGGTAGACGAAGATATAGCCGAGAGTTTGAATTTGTGAGGTTCCGTGTTTGAATATGTTGATCAATGCTGATTATGCTCACCATACATCAGGGGTGCTCTTAAATTGAGTGACGAAGTCCCTTCTCAAGGGAACGATATTGATGTGTTTTGTAGAGAAGATAATAGTGCGGAAGAGGACGATGTAGACGGTATACTGCAGTTGTAAGTGAATTTATAGATCACAGGAATGACTAGGTTAGAATTGTGACTTACAAATATGTCCCTTAGTTCACCtgaatcaacttcttttgcATCCGAACAGTGTGACTCATCTTCGATATCACCCATAAAACCGATCTCaataacttcttcacctattcaagatgaaacATCGGCTCGTGCATCTACACCAATCATCGTCGAATCCGATTCAGACGAAGCTTCAATAATTTGGAATCCTACTCCACGCCGAACTCCAGGACGAAGGAAAGTTGTAGTAGTATCAGATTCCGATTCCGATTGTTGTCCCCATTCAAATCgatcttcaccatcttcaccttgcCGTAGACCCATGCTTAGACCTCCTCCAACTGTTGAGTTTGATTCAGGACCTTCAGTAATAAAGGAAAAGCATACCAAGCGGAAACCTGCTGTACTTAGGTTCATAGAAGATCAAGCTTTCGATCGAGCggaggatgaagatgcagaatacgatgaagaagatacaatGGGATCATTAAGAGATTTCATTGTCGATGATGACTATGAATCTGACtctggatctggatctgAATCGGGAGTGAACGAAAGTGATGGTGATGACTGTAACAGTGATCATTATCAAAGAagtggagaagaagatgaggatagTGATGGAATTGAGATACTATCAAGTCCACCGCATATGAAACCGGGAAAACCTACAaatatcagaagaattataaacgatgatgaagataatggtgatgatggtatacTATATTACTCACCACCCAAGAAATTACATAAGATAGATTTACctagattagatgaattaattatagcttcttcatcttcttctgatgagAAAATtaataccaataataaaCCTACAAAGAAAAAGACCGTTActaaacaatcaaaatcttATCAAAAAGGATCggataaatcagatttttCAAATAAAGCATGgaatgaagaaagacaaCGTAtagcaaattcaattttcaaagatttagatcaaagagtttttgaatctaaattagGTATTAAAGGTATAGGTGCAAAAGTAATCTGGAATAATAGATTATTGACTACTGCTGGTGTAGCTAGATCTAAACGGTAAGTCAATCAAACTCATCTCTCAAAGTATTCCTGTAACGTTGTCTATCTTCAATTCTCAGTAAGGACTTGAAGCTTATCGGTTTATTTTTCGTCATTTCGAACGATGATGTGTGCAGTGTGACAAGAGATGGTCAGAGCAAGAAGGAGCATTGGATAGAATTGAGTGAAAAAGTCTTGACTGGTGAAAGTAGGTTTCACTCGCAATTCTCGATCATTTGTCATTGAGTTGCAATTAAATTGCTAAATGTTAATGCTCAATACTCTCAACCTGTAGAGCAAATCATAAATACTGTTGCTCATGAGATGTGTCATTGTAAGCCAATTTGTTCGAATTGAAAGATGGATCCTTAAGTCGGCTTACCTGATTATTCTTCATGTGTAGTGGCTACTTGGGTTATCAGTAATGAATATCGTAATCCACACGGAAGGATATTCAAATCATGGTAAGCTGTTGACCCCTAAGGTGTATCCTGTATTTTTAGCTTATGCTATTTCTATTAATGTAAATAGGGGTCGAAAAGTTATGAATGCTAGAAAAGATATCGAAGTGACTGTGAGTTCGCTTCCTGCGTATCATTTAGAAATAAAGAATGGCACTTAATTTTTAtaacttttgattttttcttgaCGCGCAGACAACTCACGCTTATACAATTgaatataaatatgaatGGAGATGTTCGACTGCATATTGCGGTAAAATGTGAGTTTTACAGTTTACTCTCTTCTTTTTGCGTGTCCGATGTTCATTCGATGATTCCGCTTTATTCGAAAGCTGATTCGATTTTTAacatttatctttttctctccCTTAACtgaatatagatataaaCGACATTCGAAATGTAAGTTGGCTTTCCGACTTGTTTTGTAATTTTCCATTATAAACATAAATCCTAAAATATAGCCGGTTTCCTAAGGCTAACtttatttttgattgataatacagCTATTGATACAACCAAACATGCTTGTGGATCATGTAAAGGTAAACTCGTACCATTATTTGAAACTAAACAAAAAAACGCTTCAGCATTTCAAGGTATGTTTCATCGATTCTATATTTACGGTTATAATTAGTTCAGAGAAAACTTAGATTGTTTTCTTGTTTCTCCCTAAGATGATGACAGACCTTTTTGGATGCCAAGTTAAGCTGATATTGgaaaaatattgatattttagtATACTTAAAAACTAATATGAAATACGCAAAATCTTCAATGCCTGGTACTTCACATGGTGAAGTCATGCGTGCATTATCAAAAAGATGgaatgaatttggtgaaaatcatgatcatgaatCTTTCTGGAAAAGTGCTGCTATTGCTGCAAGGTAGCTTAGGGAGACGTGGTAATCAAGGCTTTATGATAGCATTCAGTAACGATGTATATACGTGTTGTATCATCTGTAAGAATGTAGGATATGCATAATTCCGCTATGCTTGCTATAAGCCATTATCCGTGATTCGTTTGGCTTCCTAAGGAATAGAGTAGAATTATATGTACCGATATGAGTTGCATGATCTAAGTCTTCCCCTTTATATTCCAAATCTACGTTTCTACTCATATGTCTAATCTTTCAACAGTTCAATTaactcttctttcactttgGTAGCATTAGCAGTACCTTTGCTTAATTTCATTACTTCACCAATCAATCTCATTATTACTTTTTCGTTTCCTTTTTTATAATCACTAACAGATTTAGGTTGATTTCTGATTGCTTTTTCGCATAATTCCTTTATTATcgtatcatcttcagatgaagaggaggaagaatGTTTGCCTTCTGTGATTTCTATACCTAACATTGATAATATGTCTTCAATCTGCATTTCCTCTTGATTATTTTTAGTGGAGGAAGAAGTTGTCGTTGATAAAATATGttttataattgattttcccGTCGTTCCTGtaattttaccttcttcaaccaatattatcatttcacGCATCAGGCCAGAAGGTATTATATCAGGAGACCACgataatgatgttttacCAATCTGTCCTAACAATTCATGCACAATCCTGTGGTGATAACGCGGTACATTAGCGTTCTTCACTTCTTGATATTTCTGGATTTCACCACGGATATATCCAGCTTGAGCCGACGTGGAGATGAGATCGACCAGCAGACGGAGGTTATTAAGGAGTATGATACACGACAGGGACAAAAAGCAAAACAGACATGATTGGTATGAAACGACTTACCAATTCATAGCTTTCTTAGCTATTTTCTTATCACCTGCAACGACATCTTCATAATATCGAATACCCCTTGCGTGGTATTCATCTAACCCAATCAACGTTTCCACATCTCTCTTTTGTACACTGTACGTATTTGTCAACCTTTTGACTACATCCCAAGGcatttcaggtaattcatgTGTTAATTTTTGGAGATATCCCTATTATAAAGATTGATAATGGAAAGTTGGATGTTAAATTAGTTCCATAAATTTCGAGGTATGATATGTTTTCGTGCGTGAGATATCAGCTAGATAACTTACCTGGTCAATCACAATAGCAGGTAGATTTGAGTCAGGCATATACCTATAATccatagcttcttcttttgatcttaATGGGAAAGTTTCTAAAGTCAATTCATTCAAACCTCTAGTTTCCTGTTTTATAGGtatagaaggtgattcaagATAATGCTTTATGTGTCTACGACGTTCCGATTCTGTTTTCCGTTCGAATATATGGGGTTCATTAGCGTGATTTTTTAGACACACCGCACTGAAAATGACGGGAGGTGGAATTGACTTACCTATAGCAGCTTGCAAGAATCTGACAGAGTTGATGTTCTTGATTTCACATCTTGTACCGAATGGCGCACCAAACCGGCGTACGGAAACATTAACATCGACACGTAGGTTACCCTAATATGATGAAGAGTAAATGAATGATCTTTTTACAATCATAACATTGACAAAAGCTTCAGGCTTCGCTGTTGCTCACCTTTTCcatatcaccatcacctgaacctaatCTCCGTAATAAGCCTTGAAGTTTACGCACAAATGCTCCGGCTTCTTCTGCTGATCTACAAAGAAATCGTGTCATTTGTCAAAACCTGTGATTCACTAATACACCATGtttgaatcaaaatttgaAGTTTTGCTTACCGCATATCTGGTTCTGTTACTATCTCCATCAACCCTGTTCCAGCTCTATTAAGATCGACAAGGGTATTATCCCCAACATTCTGACTTTTTGCTGTATCCTacataaagataaaaattcCATCAATAACCAACTACATGTTCCTGTGCTCTAAGTGAGCTTTGATTGATatgtaatttacctgttctATTTGCAGCTGATGTATTCCAACATCAAAAgttctttcaactttattatctCCTTCAAAGATTTGTATTTTACCATGCCTTGCTAAAGGATCTATTCGAGTGATAGACAATCAGTATGAGTAGTTCTTGATCCAATAGTCAACCAGGAACTCACTATAGTGCTGTGTTATCTGATAAGAAGCAGGTATATCATGATAGAAATAATGCTTTCTATCAAAAGTGGAACGAGAATTCTATTGATGTGAACAATACGCTAAATCAGCTATGGTAAAGGCATATTGATATAATAAAAAAGGGATGATCACCTACGATCTGGCATTGTAGAGCCAATGCTGTGATTAATGATAACCTGACAGCGTGCAAGTCAAGGACCTTCAACAGAATAATCGATAACGACTAATCAGCTACGGCTCTGTGTATCGTTTATACACATATCTAATGACTTACAGGCAATGTCCCGGGGAAAGCAGCGTCATGTAAATTCACATTCGTATTCGGTGTTTCACCATAAGATGTTGAAGCCGCTATAAGAGAAGATATATCGTTCAATATACATATTGATCAAAAGgataatcaaaaaaaaaaagaatataCTAACGCGAAAATAACTTTCTACCAGTCTTCAGCTGAGCATGAATTTCTAAACCTATGATAGtttcccaatcatcttcaccgtcaatagcttttgattttcctttacctttggAAGAATAACGTTTTATTGTGCTACCGCTGAAATTTCGAAAAGCCGAGATTGttattttagatgaagacgaaTAACCGATTAAAATAGGTCTCGTGATACTCCACGGAGATAATAGGTTGATCATTTAGAAAACTGGACATATGTTATGCGAGATCTTGATCTAGGGATCTAGGAATTCAGACTCTTTGGTACAGTTTGTCACCCACCTATGAAACCGATACCCAAAATTAATGATTATCAGCCTAAAAAGATGGTTTGTTGGAACTGCTTCCTCCCTTGTAATTTTCTGGTATATCAGACAATCCCATACCCGAACACAAGTAAAAATAACGATCGAATGAAAACACGTGATACGCACATGATATAGCTTATTAGGGGGTCTCCGGAAAAGATAGTAAGCAAGACAACCGGTTCAAAATAGGATGGTTTCCGAATAGGACCGTATCGGTAATTTGATTACCCTTATCTCTCTTGGTATGTTTCACACTTAATTTACTAGGGAAGTTACACTTAGATGCAAAAGCAAAAGACGGTTATCTAGAAACATCCCATCACCCGAAGATATCTAATCTTGCGGTTTGTAAGTCACGAGGTTGTGAACATATTGACATTGTTAGGATATCGTAAGAGATCACATCGAGGGGTTAAGCTGAAAATTTTCAAGTTTAGTATGGGATATAACCAATTGCAACAATGAAAAGAACATATAGGTAGGAAACAACTCGGTGTGGTCCGTTACCGGAGTATTTCGAATTTTGCATTGGGTCAAAGGCATAAGAAAGTGCCGCAGCATAAAACGGATAAAGTATGCGGTGCCGTAAATGGAAAATCCCTAATAGCCTTAGCCTTTCTTTCTCCACTTTTTTTCATTGCCTTACCGCTTATTGAACCCTGAAATGatagttgttgatgatctcAACAGTTGAAACATTCctttttttacctttaccgaTCATCGCTCTTGCTTGATGAGGGTAGTGGGTCTTACACAAGGGTAAAAATGTATGCTGGTGTGGGAAACAGATACGGAGAACAAGCCTCGTTTTTCAAAGAAACTCTTCTGCGTCCAGACACAAAGCATACATATCCTCCTCCTTCCTCTCAACCTGTGCTGCAGACGGAGGGCGAAGAGAAGAACGCTTTCGTCGTTATTCAAGAAGGCTTAACCGCCATCcgatttcatttcatctttcccttCCTTCATGAATTAGGGTTCCTGGGCTATTTAGAGCGTGAATGCATTAACCAATTATCGGAAAGCATTAAGCGGGTCTACTTGTGTAAGATTTTGCATATCGACCATGGT
This window encodes:
- a CDS encoding aspartyl/glutamyl-tRNA(Asn/Gln) amidotransferase, B subunit — encoded protein: MINLLSPWSITRPILIGYSSSSKITISAFRNFSGSTIKRYSSKGKGKSKAIDGEDDWETIIGLEIHAQLKTGRKLFSPASTSYGETPNTNVNLHDAAFPGTLPVLDLHAVRLSLITALALQCQINSRSTFDRKHYFYHDIPASYQITQHYNPLARHGKIQIFEGDNKVERTFDVGIHQLQIEQDTAKSQNVGDNTLVDLNRAGTGLMEIVTEPDMRSAEEAGAFVRKLQGLLRRLGSGDGDMEKGNLRVDVNVSVRRFGAPFGTRCEIKNINSVRFLQAAIESERRRHIKHYLESPSIPIKQETRGLNELTLETFPLRSKEEAMDYRYMPDSNLPAIVIDQGYLQKLTHELPEMPWDVVKRLTNTYSVQKRDVETLIGLDEYHARGIRYYEDVVAGDKKIAKKAMNWIVHELLGQIGKTSLSWSPDIIPSGLMREMIILVEEGKITGTTGKSIIKHILSTTTSSSTKNNQEEMQIEDILSMLGIEITEGKHSSSSSSEDDTIIKELCEKAIRNQPKSVSDYKKGNEKVIMRLIGEVMKLSKGTANATKVKEELIELLKD